In Vagococcus hydrophili, one DNA window encodes the following:
- a CDS encoding DUF4362 domain-containing protein: MKKILSMIALLCFSITLTSCQEDQPNTDSSNSSSGEIKKDSLNKILGTWMDEERRIYTIESKDNEVLFNRDSFNVIKADEDNVVLQNSEELKSSYTFKTEKDKTFLLESHQVSKGARGGDLAPKKVKQIFFKELERNNNKSNKEFQDGLKEMMSLYEEKHPFSFQLTEHTIEGDPIVTQIGFNELELSVIQDTTADKYGAQEKVVGHYQNMILKDKILKISEPVDDQIEKEVIIETE; this comes from the coding sequence ATGAAAAAAATATTATCTATGATTGCTTTGTTATGTTTTTCTATAACGCTCACTTCTTGTCAAGAAGATCAACCTAATACAGATAGTTCAAACTCGAGTTCTGGAGAAATAAAAAAAGATTCTCTAAATAAAATTCTAGGAACTTGGATGGATGAGGAACGACGGATTTATACAATTGAATCAAAAGATAATGAAGTCCTATTCAATCGAGATTCCTTTAATGTAATTAAGGCAGATGAAGACAATGTTGTCCTTCAAAACAGCGAAGAACTAAAGTCTAGCTATACCTTTAAAACAGAAAAAGATAAAACCTTCCTACTAGAATCACATCAAGTTTCCAAAGGTGCTCGTGGTGGTGATTTAGCACCTAAAAAAGTGAAACAGATTTTCTTTAAAGAGTTGGAAAGAAACAATAATAAGTCTAATAAAGAGTTTCAAGATGGACTAAAAGAAATGATGTCATTGTATGAAGAGAAACACCCTTTTTCTTTTCAATTAACTGAACACACAATAGAAGGTGATCCTATTGTTACTCAAATTGGCTTTAATGAGTTAGAATTATCAGTGATACAAGATACAACGGCTGATAAATATGGAGCGCAGGAAAAAGTAGTAGGTCACTATCAAAATATGATACTCAAAGACAAGATATTAAAGATTTCAGAACCTGTAGATGATCAAATAGAAAAAGAAGTCATCATAGAAACAGAGTAA
- a CDS encoding SdpI family protein — protein MMLLFMALILYLFSSSLYEYPKKIDCYEGYRTKKSMENQENWEKAQKLMVTAYRNTRRALLWIGLMILLIELIFYFIFKIDLFLPLVILESVIIIGTCFYVHWYVERRI, from the coding sequence ATGATGTTACTTTTTATGGCACTGATTCTGTATTTATTTTCTTCTTCGCTCTATGAATATCCTAAAAAAATCGATTGTTACGAAGGTTACCGAACGAAGAAATCAATGGAGAACCAAGAAAATTGGGAGAAAGCTCAAAAGTTAATGGTTACAGCTTATAGAAATACAAGAAGAGCTTTATTATGGATAGGATTAATGATACTTCTAATTGAGTTGATTTTCTATTTCATTTTTAAAATCGACTTATTTTTACCTTTAGTGATATTAGAAAGTGTAATTATAATAGGGACTTGTTTTTATGTCCATTGGTATGTGGAGAGAAGGATTTGA
- a CDS encoding amidohydrolase, which translates to MNNLQDLMPEKEMITWRRHLHENPELSFHEVETAKYIKQVLADFPNLEVTTLTENSVIATLTGNKPGKTIALRADIDALPIIEESDVAFPSKNPGVMHACGHDTHTAMLLGAVKVLTGMQDKIAGVVKFIFQPAEEEPPGGAKLLVEAGVMDDVDMVFGLHIAPNIPVGMIGTRTGALTAASDVFTLKIQGKGSHGSTPELSVDSILVGVEIINNLNHIVSRNISPFSNAVISIGEFNAGKTQNVIPDTARIQGTVRTNDKEVRLFIKKRIEETIAGICSVYGATYELDYLFGYSQVVNDEAATNIVDTVAKKVVGQEKIFGAPQMMGGEDFSAYTDVKQGSFFILGGGTEKEGCGYMNHHPKFKIMEECFKVGAAMHTQIVLDVLGQE; encoded by the coding sequence ATGAATAATTTACAAGATTTAATGCCAGAAAAAGAAATGATTACGTGGAGAAGACATTTACATGAAAATCCAGAACTATCATTTCATGAAGTAGAAACAGCTAAGTATATCAAGCAAGTTCTTGCGGATTTTCCTAATTTAGAAGTAACCACTTTAACTGAAAATAGTGTGATTGCGACATTAACAGGAAATAAACCTGGAAAAACAATCGCTTTGCGTGCTGATATTGATGCCCTACCGATTATTGAGGAATCAGATGTGGCATTTCCTTCTAAAAATCCTGGTGTGATGCACGCTTGTGGTCATGATACTCACACAGCCATGCTACTTGGTGCGGTTAAAGTATTAACAGGGATGCAAGATAAAATTGCGGGCGTGGTAAAATTCATCTTCCAACCAGCGGAAGAAGAACCACCAGGTGGAGCGAAACTTTTAGTTGAAGCTGGCGTGATGGATGACGTGGATATGGTTTTTGGTCTTCATATCGCACCAAATATTCCAGTGGGGATGATTGGGACAAGAACAGGAGCTTTAACAGCTGCATCTGACGTCTTTACGCTAAAAATCCAAGGAAAAGGATCTCACGGCTCAACACCTGAATTATCTGTTGATTCTATTCTTGTGGGCGTTGAAATTATTAATAATTTAAATCATATTGTTTCACGTAATATTAGTCCATTCTCAAATGCGGTCATTTCGATTGGTGAGTTTAATGCGGGAAAAACTCAAAATGTCATTCCTGATACGGCAAGAATTCAAGGAACGGTTCGAACGAATGACAAAGAGGTTCGCCTATTTATTAAAAAACGGATTGAAGAAACGATTGCCGGTATTTGTAGCGTATATGGTGCAACCTATGAGTTGGATTACTTATTTGGTTATAGTCAAGTGGTAAACGATGAAGCAGCAACAAATATTGTTGATACGGTTGCTAAAAAAGTTGTAGGGCAAGAAAAAATCTTTGGTGCACCTCAAATGATGGGTGGGGAGGATTTCTCTGCCTATACAGATGTGAAGCAAGGCTCATTCTTTATTCTTGGTGGTGGAACAGAAAAAGAAGGTTGTGGCTATATGAATCATCATCCAAAATTCAAAATTATGGAAGAGTGCTTCAAAGTTGGCGCAGCCATGCACACACAAATTGTACTGGATGTATTGGGCCAAGAATAA
- a CDS encoding MFS transporter, which yields MEKNESKKSRLLLLALFLGYTVVYIDKMSVGYSLIPISEEFGLDPAAKGMIMSAFFLGYAIMQIPMGLVINKVGSRLVLIGSVLGMGIFALLFGFGTSLIMFIGLRFLTGFLAHSGYASSASKEVTVNFEPEKRTFAQGILLSASGFAGFIGPLVLSPIITKTGWKTAYLVITVLAILVTIFLILAIPKKQHEVSEASVSLEKVSIMTVWSDIRVWILFFSSFFINALLYGLSNWLPSFLTGERNLSLNSAALISSVSGFFLLVGSVGGSYVVGRFFQEKEKYVVAITAVIGSFLVFVAYFISNLMLLTLVMGIANFLLIICFVTMMSIPLKIFSGAKFAPSYGTLATGGILGGFVSPTLIGMLVEMSGGQYISTFIFFLVMGILSAVTILFIKQK from the coding sequence ATGGAAAAAAATGAATCAAAAAAATCAAGATTATTGCTGTTGGCACTTTTTCTTGGTTACACAGTTGTTTACATCGATAAAATGTCAGTGGGGTATTCTTTAATTCCCATTTCAGAAGAATTTGGGTTAGATCCTGCGGCTAAAGGAATGATCATGAGTGCCTTCTTTTTAGGTTATGCAATCATGCAAATTCCAATGGGGCTTGTGATTAACAAAGTAGGTTCGAGATTAGTTTTAATTGGTTCTGTTCTTGGAATGGGGATTTTTGCTTTATTATTTGGGTTTGGGACATCTTTGATTATGTTTATTGGCCTTCGCTTTTTGACTGGTTTTTTAGCACACTCGGGTTACGCTTCATCTGCTAGTAAAGAAGTAACAGTGAATTTTGAACCAGAAAAAAGAACCTTTGCCCAAGGTATTTTACTTTCTGCATCAGGATTTGCCGGGTTTATTGGTCCTTTAGTTTTATCACCAATTATTACGAAAACAGGTTGGAAAACGGCCTATTTAGTTATCACCGTGTTAGCAATCTTAGTAACAATCTTCTTAATTTTGGCAATCCCTAAAAAGCAGCATGAAGTCAGTGAAGCAAGTGTTTCTTTAGAAAAAGTATCTATCATGACGGTTTGGTCTGATATTCGAGTTTGGATTCTTTTCTTTAGTTCTTTCTTTATCAATGCCCTTCTTTACGGCTTGTCTAATTGGTTGCCTAGTTTCTTAACAGGTGAACGAAATCTATCTTTAAATAGCGCTGCTTTGATTAGTAGTGTCAGTGGTTTCTTCTTACTTGTAGGTTCAGTTGGTGGTAGTTATGTTGTGGGGCGCTTCTTTCAAGAAAAGGAAAAATATGTGGTCGCCATTACTGCAGTTATTGGCTCATTTTTAGTATTTGTTGCGTATTTTATTAGTAACTTGATGCTTTTAACTTTAGTCATGGGAATTGCTAACTTTTTATTGATTATTTGTTTTGTTACAATGATGAGTATCCCTTTAAAAATTTTCTCAGGCGCAAAATTCGCTCCAAGTTATGGGACGTTAGCGACTGGTGGAATTTTAGGTGGTTTTGTTTCACCCACCTTAATTGGGATGTTAGTTGAAATGTCAGGTGGACAATATATATCAACCTTTATATTCTTTTTAGTCATGGGTATCTTATCTGCTGTGACGATTTTATTTATTAAACAAAAATAG
- a CDS encoding MBL fold metallo-hydrolase: protein MIKISMLLDNKKGLQHLKSSHGLSIYIEFNEIKLLMDTGPNKNFLTNAETLGINLDNLDGIILSHGHSDHVGGLNYLDLSAIPIHASKHIFNPKFIKILGFNKYVGMPKTIDKTSFNFISEITELFPDVFIMPLNKTKNTTNNLYKSQGQQIVLDDFSDELALVIINNQELTLFTGCSHHGIVEIIKTTKEYFPTQKIKHVIGGFHMIGIPYLNNLGLSKEKIEMIGNELNTLDIDHYYTCHCTGMKAYNILKPILNNKLNYLSTGNTLMID, encoded by the coding sequence ATGATAAAAATAAGTATGCTACTAGACAATAAAAAAGGCCTTCAACATTTAAAATCCAGTCACGGTTTATCAATTTATATTGAATTTAATGAAATAAAACTTCTTATGGATACCGGACCAAATAAAAATTTTCTGACAAATGCTGAAACTTTAGGCATTAATTTAGATAATTTAGATGGTATCATTCTTTCACATGGGCACTCTGATCATGTCGGAGGACTAAATTATTTAGATTTATCGGCTATTCCAATTCACGCTTCTAAACATATTTTCAATCCAAAGTTTATCAAAATTCTAGGATTCAATAAATATGTGGGGATGCCAAAAACTATTGATAAAACAAGCTTTAATTTTATTTCAGAGATAACTGAACTTTTTCCAGATGTATTCATTATGCCTTTAAATAAAACGAAAAACACTACGAATAATCTTTATAAATCTCAAGGTCAGCAGATAGTGCTTGATGATTTTTCAGATGAATTGGCTCTTGTTATAATAAATAATCAAGAATTAACCTTATTCACTGGTTGCAGTCATCATGGAATTGTAGAGATAATAAAAACTACTAAGGAATACTTTCCGACTCAAAAAATTAAACATGTCATTGGTGGATTTCATATGATAGGTATTCCTTATCTCAATAATTTAGGACTGTCAAAAGAAAAAATAGAAATGATTGGCAATGAACTCAACACACTTGATATTGATCATTATTATACTTGCCATTGTACAGGTATGAAAGCCTATAATATTTTAAAACCTATACTCAATAATAAGCTAAATTATCTTTCAACAGGAAATACATTAATGATTGATTAA
- the map gene encoding type I methionyl aminopeptidase — MITIKSPREIELMKKSGELLADVHKELRIFIVPGITTLEIEKFVRNYIESHGGIAAQIGFEGYKYATCISVNDEICHGFPKKQVLKNNDLVKVDMCIDLNGAISDSCWAYVVGEGSEDVKRLMEVTKKALYLGIEQAQEGNRTGDIGYAIQTYVEKEGYSVVRDFIAHGIGPSIHEEPFFAHYGEKGKGTRLKEGMTITIEPMVNIGSWQMKMESNGWESKTLDGSLSCQYEHSLAITKDGPVILTSQGEEGTY; from the coding sequence ATGATTACTATAAAATCACCAAGAGAAATTGAATTAATGAAAAAATCAGGGGAGTTATTGGCTGATGTTCATAAAGAATTAAGAATCTTTATTGTACCTGGAATAACCACATTAGAAATTGAAAAATTTGTTAGAAATTATATTGAATCGCACGGTGGTATTGCGGCACAGATAGGTTTTGAAGGTTATAAATATGCAACGTGTATTAGTGTGAATGATGAGATTTGTCATGGATTTCCTAAAAAGCAAGTATTAAAAAATAATGATTTAGTTAAAGTGGATATGTGTATTGATCTAAATGGAGCTATTTCAGATTCTTGTTGGGCTTATGTGGTTGGTGAAGGTTCTGAGGATGTGAAACGTTTAATGGAAGTCACAAAAAAAGCTTTATATTTAGGCATTGAACAAGCGCAAGAGGGGAATCGTACTGGTGATATTGGTTATGCCATTCAAACCTATGTTGAAAAAGAAGGATATAGTGTTGTTCGTGATTTTATCGCTCATGGCATTGGTCCCTCGATTCATGAAGAACCCTTTTTCGCTCATTACGGGGAAAAGGGTAAGGGGACACGCTTGAAAGAAGGCATGACGATTACCATTGAACCAATGGTAAATATCGGTTCTTGGCAAATGAAGATGGAATCAAATGGCTGGGAATCTAAAACCTTGGATGGTAGTTTGAGTTGTCAGTATGAACATAGTTTAGCAATTACTAAAGATGGACCTGTTATTTTAACTTCTCAAGGAGAAGAGGGAACATATTAA
- a CDS encoding Fic family protein codes for MNYVSVAEIAKKWNLSERTVRNYAKNNRIPGAQLEGRVWKIPVNAEKPTRLNKKIDQPKRLIDILKEEKRSSRKGSIYHRVQIDLTYSSNRIEGSKLTHDETRYIYETNTIGLENKIINVDDIVETANHFRAIDLVIENANTKLSDNFIKELHKTIKNGTSDSRNEWFNVGDYKQLPNEVGGKETTLPENVAKDMKKLLSDYHKIEQKTLRDLIEFHYMFESIHPFQDGNGRVGRLILFKECLKYDITPFIIDEELKMFYYRGLKQWENEEGCLTNTFLSAQDKFKTYLNYFGIEYED; via the coding sequence ATGAATTATGTATCAGTAGCAGAGATTGCAAAAAAATGGAATTTATCAGAACGTACAGTTAGGAATTATGCTAAAAATAATCGAATTCCAGGAGCTCAATTAGAAGGGCGAGTCTGGAAAATTCCAGTTAATGCTGAAAAACCAACGAGATTAAATAAAAAAATAGATCAACCTAAAAGATTAATCGATATATTAAAAGAAGAGAAAAGAAGTAGTCGAAAAGGTAGTATTTATCACCGAGTTCAAATTGATTTAACTTATAGCTCGAACAGGATTGAAGGTAGTAAATTAACTCATGATGAAACCCGATATATCTACGAAACGAACACTATTGGTTTGGAAAATAAGATTATTAATGTTGATGATATTGTTGAAACGGCAAATCATTTTAGAGCAATTGACTTAGTGATTGAAAATGCCAATACTAAATTAAGTGATAATTTTATAAAAGAACTGCATAAAACAATAAAAAATGGCACGAGCGATTCAAGAAATGAATGGTTTAATGTGGGAGATTATAAACAGTTACCTAATGAAGTTGGTGGTAAAGAAACAACTCTACCTGAAAACGTGGCAAAAGACATGAAAAAATTGCTTAGTGACTATCATAAAATTGAACAAAAAACATTAAGAGATTTGATTGAATTTCATTATATGTTTGAATCGATTCATCCTTTTCAAGACGGTAACGGGCGAGTAGGTAGGCTGATCTTATTTAAAGAATGCTTAAAGTATGATATCACGCCTTTTATCATAGATGAGGAATTAAAAATGTTTTACTATAGAGGCTTGAAGCAATGGGAAAATGAAGAAGGATGTTTAACGAATACTTTTTTGAGTGCTCAAGATAAATTTAAAACGTATCTGAATTACTTTGGGATTGAGTATGAGGATTGA
- a CDS encoding type I restriction endonuclease subunit R: MSQLQKTAAETAYQNRFVDYMKKYKWTAPDYLDGNKQTVSVHDLILNWREELNRINQDQLEGVALTDNEFKQVMARVNSLSNSYEAAKLLAMESSTGKIDGIYRDPDVRVTKEQVTLTIFKKAAVRGGDSSYKIAREVVTEFGHRFDLVLLINGLPLINIEQKRADITVTQAFYQLKRYYAAGEFTNNFMAFSQMMVINSETKTRYFATPKSINDFNESFVFHWSNEKNHAVNDWQQVIEQFLMIPMAHQMVGDYVVIDEAKDEENQRHMIMRPYQVYALQKIEAAAFGWDNPDKIPHGGFIWHTTGSGKTITSFKTALFLSTRGNFDKVIFLVDRRDLDKKTSDDFKAYARYESVEVDDTPSTYQLRKKLLDTSNGIVVTTTFKLNALVKSLEEGKDDALKSKGYVFIIDEAHRTTMGNMMGVIQQHFKHNGLFFGFTGTPLFEENEVKGKINQKSEVINTTEKLFGPNLHSYTIDEAISDRNVLGFHVDYINTGEFSSYDSLRENWMERTHHDNPTLTDRELEREAQKLTEVDLEKEGLFKYQDETHIPQVVSEILSNWEQQSQQREFNAILTVAYKKRVIAYYHEFKRQLKEKDQALNVAMTFSFGNENEEGHLTVDKELSELMFKDYAEFTGIAFKAGDKKHGEEAYFEDIVDRAKRGGSGRNPKNIDLVIVADQLLTGYDSKLLNTLYVDRSLELQGLVQAYSRTNRIYGKNKEFGTIINYRYPAISKELVNRALKLYGSGGKSEKAIVETYEVAVYQFASLIPELEDALADPTDWQSIKEDEEKRDIFFEIFMETASKLNRVKQYYEYEWEDESFSITEHHWLKYVGAFRNIVEDIVDPPELDDVIPLVSRSKLVDSQRITAGYIISLIDEKVDTSGDMMRVDGETMRIIYEQIQELSNLGEHQESEQLKTFVDEELIPGNVSTEMNFDEAFEVWKKDRLKGTIGEFADNWGIDNELLCESFSRYTVSKAETIPYIEEITASLDFEKAKDQSAGNQLMHHIQLSEELPKWMSGLKSKYD; the protein is encoded by the coding sequence ATGAGTCAACTTCAAAAAACAGCCGCAGAAACAGCGTATCAAAATCGTTTTGTGGATTATATGAAAAAATACAAATGGACAGCACCTGATTATTTAGATGGTAACAAGCAAACAGTGAGCGTCCATGATTTAATTTTAAATTGGCGTGAGGAACTAAATCGCATCAATCAAGACCAATTGGAAGGTGTGGCCTTAACGGATAATGAGTTCAAACAAGTCATGGCGCGAGTGAACAGTTTAAGTAATAGTTATGAAGCGGCGAAGCTCCTAGCCATGGAAAGCTCCACTGGTAAGATTGACGGAATTTATCGTGACCCAGATGTGCGTGTCACTAAAGAACAAGTCACTTTAACCATTTTCAAAAAGGCGGCTGTTCGTGGTGGAGATTCTAGTTATAAAATTGCCAGAGAAGTGGTCACTGAATTTGGTCATCGTTTTGATTTGGTTCTACTGATTAATGGTTTACCACTCATCAATATAGAGCAAAAACGGGCAGATATCACGGTAACACAAGCGTTTTATCAGCTCAAGCGTTACTATGCAGCTGGAGAATTTACCAATAACTTTATGGCATTCTCCCAAATGATGGTGATTAATTCAGAAACCAAAACCCGTTACTTTGCTACACCAAAATCAATCAATGATTTTAATGAAAGCTTTGTCTTTCATTGGTCAAATGAAAAAAATCATGCCGTTAATGATTGGCAGCAAGTCATTGAACAATTTTTAATGATTCCTATGGCTCATCAAATGGTGGGCGATTACGTGGTGATTGATGAAGCCAAAGATGAAGAAAACCAACGTCATATGATCATGAGACCTTACCAAGTATATGCTCTACAAAAAATCGAGGCAGCAGCTTTTGGGTGGGATAATCCAGATAAAATTCCTCATGGTGGTTTTATTTGGCACACGACAGGTTCAGGTAAGACTATTACGAGTTTTAAAACGGCATTATTTTTATCTACTCGTGGTAATTTTGATAAAGTGATTTTCTTAGTCGATCGTCGTGATTTGGATAAAAAAACCAGTGATGATTTTAAAGCTTACGCAAGGTATGAATCTGTAGAGGTGGATGATACGCCTAGCACTTACCAACTTCGTAAGAAATTACTAGATACATCTAACGGGATTGTGGTAACCACGACGTTTAAATTAAATGCTTTAGTGAAGAGCTTAGAAGAGGGGAAAGACGATGCCTTAAAGAGTAAGGGATACGTCTTTATCATTGACGAGGCTCACCGAACAACCATGGGAAACATGATGGGAGTTATCCAACAACACTTTAAACACAACGGTCTCTTTTTTGGTTTTACTGGCACCCCTCTTTTTGAAGAAAACGAAGTAAAGGGCAAGATTAACCAAAAGAGTGAAGTCATTAATACTACTGAAAAATTATTTGGTCCTAATCTTCATAGTTATACGATTGATGAAGCCATTTCTGATCGAAATGTCCTCGGATTTCATGTGGATTATATCAACACAGGAGAGTTCAGTAGTTATGATAGCTTAAGAGAGAACTGGATGGAGCGAACGCACCATGATAATCCAACCTTAACTGATCGAGAGTTAGAACGTGAAGCGCAAAAATTAACAGAGGTTGATTTGGAAAAAGAAGGTTTGTTTAAATATCAAGACGAGACACACATTCCGCAAGTTGTTTCTGAAATACTAAGTAACTGGGAACAACAATCACAACAAAGAGAGTTCAATGCCATCTTAACAGTTGCCTATAAGAAACGCGTGATTGCTTATTATCACGAATTTAAACGGCAATTAAAGGAAAAAGATCAAGCGTTAAATGTTGCTATGACCTTTAGTTTTGGCAATGAAAACGAAGAGGGACATCTGACAGTCGATAAAGAATTAAGCGAATTGATGTTTAAGGACTACGCCGAATTTACTGGGATTGCTTTTAAAGCAGGAGATAAGAAACATGGTGAAGAAGCTTATTTTGAAGATATTGTCGATCGTGCTAAGCGTGGTGGTAGTGGTCGCAATCCTAAGAACATTGATTTAGTCATTGTGGCAGATCAGTTGTTAACAGGTTACGATTCTAAATTACTCAATACCCTTTATGTGGATCGTTCCTTAGAGTTGCAAGGATTGGTTCAGGCTTATTCTCGAACTAATCGTATTTATGGTAAAAACAAAGAGTTCGGCACCATTATTAATTACCGCTATCCTGCAATTAGTAAGGAGTTAGTCAATCGAGCCTTGAAGCTATACGGTAGTGGTGGTAAGAGTGAAAAGGCGATTGTTGAAACTTATGAGGTGGCAGTTTATCAGTTTGCTTCATTGATTCCAGAGTTGGAAGACGCTTTGGCAGACCCAACGGATTGGCAATCCATTAAAGAAGATGAGGAAAAAAGAGATATTTTCTTCGAAATTTTTATGGAGACAGCTTCTAAACTGAATCGAGTTAAACAATACTATGAATATGAATGGGAAGACGAGTCTTTCAGTATAACCGAGCATCACTGGTTGAAATATGTCGGTGCTTTTCGTAATATTGTGGAAGATATTGTGGACCCACCCGAGTTGGATGATGTGATTCCTTTAGTTAGTCGCAGCAAATTAGTGGATAGTCAAAGAATCACAGCAGGCTATATTATTAGTTTGATTGATGAAAAAGTCGATACATCTGGTGACATGATGAGAGTCGACGGAGAAACCATGCGGATTATTTACGAACAAATTCAAGAATTAAGTAATTTAGGAGAACATCAAGAGTCGGAGCAATTAAAAACTTTCGTGGATGAGGAACTAATCCCTGGAAATGTTTCCACTGAGATGAATTTTGATGAAGCATTTGAAGTCTGGAAAAAAGACCGCTTGAAAGGAACGATAGGTGAATTTGCTGATAACTGGGGGATTGATAACGAGCTTTTATGTGAATCATTTAGTCGTTATACTGTATCAAAAGCAGAAACAATTCCTTATATTGAGGAAATCACAGCTAGTTTAGATTTTGAGAAGGCAAAAGACCAATCTGCTGGCAATCAGTTAATGCATCATATCCAATTAAGTGAAGAATTACCGAAGTGGATGAGTGGGTTGAAAAGTAAGTATGATTAA